The stretch of DNA CAGTCAGGTTGGAGAGAAACAGGAAGAAAGCCTCAGATCGCAGAAGGTCCATACAGGCGGATAGCACTTCGGGTATTTCGCCTTTTGCCTTCTTATAACATCTAGATGACAGAGGTAATGGAAGTGGAGTTaaaaaacaaaactaaacaaaACCAGAATCTAATAATTCCGTCACCTTCTGTTGGGAGGACCGAGCAGCTCCCAATCTATGTGGTGGGTCTCCAGAGCTGCACACACAGCGCCGAACTTCTCCTCCTAAAAACCAGACAAGAATAGTTTTTACCTCAGTTCCTTTATTTTTCAACCGTTAATGGATATCCCAAATCGTTCATCCCTCAAATCCTACTTTCCTGGGACCCAAATGTGAAGCTCTCTAGTGTTCTCCTCGCCTGCACCATGACACTGAGTAGTATCATAAAACTACATTTATATAACATTAAGAACTCCATCTGCTGGGTGCAGTGGTATATAGCAGGTGCCGTGGGCATCACGCCATGGGAAATgcctttaaaaggggttttcctggTTTCTGAAAACCCTATTTGGCTGCAGCGCTGCAGAGAATAATAGAATCCAGGAGCAGCAGTGAAGACTCAGCGCTGGATCCAAAGAGGGTGAGTAAAgcgtagttttttgtttttttttcttcctgacacTGGAAAAACACCCATTAAACTGGAGGCAATGCTAGAGAAAGAGTAGAGTAAGCATTCAACTGGTAAGACATATTTTTGCACGATGAGTTTGGGATGACGGACTCAGTGGACAGTCTGGGCAATGCTCCACGGAGGAAAAATGTACATGTTAGTAGGCGCCCAAAAGAAAAAACTTTTGCTACTTCAACCCAGAGTAGGATAACATTAGGGATACATCTTGGGGACACCAGGGTAGTGTAACCGCTAGCATTAGGCAACGTTCAACCTGGATCTCCGATGAAAGGTCACCATGTTTCATGGAATTTGCCTTCTGCAGAGGACGTCAGGTTCTCCAGATCCATGGCATTAAAAAGAGAGATTGAGGGATAATCATTTTTCAACCAAAGCGGAATACATCCAAGCTGCCATCACCAGGTGCTGGAGTAGCGATGAAGAGGCAACTGCTCCAGACCAAGGTCCAATGCAAGAGATGTAACCCTGTGTATCACCTGCTGAACGTTCCTCCAAAAAGAGAAAATTTTGCATGCCCCGGTATTAAGACAGGTCCCCTGCTAACAGCCACATCTCCAGCATACAGGATCTCTGGCATGAGGGCATGGTGTTCTGTACAGCAGCACTTTATCACCTGCGTCTGGAAATATTGAGCTAGAGGAAGATTCGTGTACCAGTCTTCCCTGGCCTGGAACTGACTCCAGTCCTAAATTGGCTTCTCCTTGCAATAAACACATAGGAAGGGATTGGCCTGATGGAGATTGTGAAAGAAGAATAATTCTGGATAAAGAGTGACAAATCAGGCCTGACCTGTACAAGCCACCTCAAAGGGAAGGGGGTTTCTAAAGTGCCTACATAGTCACCACATAGGGCCCCAGGTATGAAATATATTAGGACATCGGACTATTTCCAATTTATTCACAGCACTCAGATAAACCTTAAGAAATTCTTTCAAAGAAATTTCCGACGAGTCTTCAAATTCCTCTTGAATCTGTGATTGATACTCGAATGACAGGTACGCGGGATTTATCCACTCATACAGGATTTCATGCTATGGAGGAAAGGAGAAAAAGACaaaagttagtttttttttttctaaagttttcTAAATGGGCTCCAGAGCAACGTTCCATTATTACATCAAGAGGGATGTGGGGATTTCGGATAGGTGCAGGGTCCAGACACCGTGGGGGGCGCGCCAAAGAGGATCCGTGAAACCATCCACTGACTGAAAGACGACATTTATCCTCGGATAACACTTCAGAAACCTGAAAAATCAGAAATAGGCTCCAGAACAAAAAAAATAGTCTGGAGGTAAGGGAGGAAAAGGAAGTGGGAAATTGCATTTCCTACCTGATGGAAGGAGACAGGAGAGACCTCAAAGAAAACCAACGTGTTACAAGACGGAACAAGAGACTTTACAATAGATCCGGGTTGTGTCCTGTCTGGGAAAGAATGACAGGTGGGCAGAGTATACATCAGTCAGCCATGATGGAGTCATCAGTACTCTCCCTATAAAAACAGCGCTCCTCAAAACCCTCCAATATAATGGGGACATTCCTGTACAGAGCCGAAATAGGTGAGCAGGAATACCAGGGAGAAAACGGCATGGAGTGTTCTTTAGGAATTTTCCTCCTACGAACGtggaatatttatttatttttaacaagtTACCACCGTGCAACTTGGCTCGATATTCTGGGGTAGTCAAACCTATAGAATTCTGCATCCATTGTCCAGCCAAACCCCAGGGAAGCTGTAAGGTTTAGTGAAGAGTGACCACCTGAACCCTCATCATTATGTGTGGGCCTTATGACAGGATGCGTTAGGAAAGTCCTGTTATCTTCAGACTGATGGAAATAGTAGGAGTCAAAAACCCTGAAAAAACACATGTCAACGATGGAACCCCAATGAAAGCGTAATCTTTATTAGAGGGAATTAAAGGCAACATACTGCATAAATGTACATGGAAAGGGAGGGACCTCCAGGGGGTCTCCTTAAGTAGGTAACTAGTTGTAACCGCAAGTATCTGATGTAGGTAGGAAAGCTACAAAAACACAAACAACCTGTGGATAAAAGTCTCAGATCAATCAGGGAAGGGGAGACGTACCGTCAGTGCTGTACAGGTCCAGAGTCCCCCCGTCTGCCTCGGACCACTCCGGAGCCAGATACAGGATAAAAGCAAATCTCCTCCCTTCCAGTTCATCATCGTGACACAGTAGAGTGTCTGAAAGAACAGACGTTTTATATgagagggtaaaaaaaaaaaaaaaggaaggggaAACAAAGGCAACACTTACCTGTGTAGTTGTACTGCGCACACGATATGTCCACAGTTGTCTCCAGCTTCACCCCTGTCACTTCTGATAGCCATTGACGAAAATCTACAAACAGGACGTCCCTGGAACAAGATTGTGACCAAGCAAATTACATCACTAGGAAGAAATGTGCACAAAAAGCAACGAGGATGAAGATACATTAATCAATGGGGTACCCCAAATATAGGCATATATGCCATTATCCAGAGATAAATGCTGGGAATGCCAAGTACCAAACACAGAGGGGTGCAAAATCTCCTCATTGGCAATCCAAGGAGGCCAAACAGCACAGAGAGGAGGAGATAAAGTGGAGGCAGCACTGGACACCAACACTGGCCACAATGGAGTGCTGTAGATGTGTCGATAAGAAGAATGCTTCTTTGATTTAGAAAAGAAAAGCAGTTATCAGTAACAAAGATCTCCAATATATCAAATAGTCGCCTCACCGTAGAGCACTGATGTGCGGCTCCTTTCTGCTCTTCAGATCCTCAGACTGTAAAACAAGAGATTCATTTAAGGAAAAAGGAGTCTGTAATTCATTTATAAGACTTCACCCTTTGCGTTAGGGCATTCTTCCCATACATTCCTAAAATTATTTATGTATTAATCAAGGGACAAAATGAGGTTGTCTTTTCAGCACTGTTGCGCTATGAATAGGTGTATTGGTGCGAGACCTCCACAGAACACATTATCAGTCTTAGTGGCCAAAATTGCACTCTTTAATTGTCACTGTTCCTGTAAGGGTacattcacattcgcgtctttggacgcagcgtcgtcgctgcaaaacaacgcatgcgtcatgcgtccctatctttaacattggggacgcaagggcatgcgttgtcatgcgttttggtgcgtttcgcgacgcatgcgtcgtttcgacgcacatgccagggcgcggcaaacgcaacatgttgcattttttctgcgtacaaaattttttaaaaaacgcatgcgtcgcacttgcgtcgtcgatgcgtcaaaaaccccattgaagtgtattggcaacgcagaagacgcaagtacttgcgttgttgtgcattgtatgacgcatgcgttcttgtatagacggtgtctagacactgaaaagaccctatatatatatatatatataaaaaaaaaaggttgaacgcaagcgtcaaaaaagcctgcgttttacatgcgtctttcgtgcgtcgcgtaagcgacgctgcgtccaaagacgcgaatgtgaacgtagcctaagtgagtccagtgacagctattgtaattcTTTATGCAAACtattcataaaaaaataaatacaaatattgcAATATTCAGTTTGGCCATGAGATGGCAGCACGCCCTGATCAACAGGAAATATTATTACtaacataataataaataaaaaacatgacAAATCGGGTGAAAAACCTGCTCTACTCAATGCTGGTACCTGTTGGAATTTGTACAGATCATTGGATTTTTCATGGAACATCAAGTCCAGCAATTCTTCCTTTAACCCATCAAGAAACGTGGAGTTCTCGATGAAGGAATGGATGATGCAATGCTGGAAGGGTACGGAGTCCACGACAACAGGGCCTAAAAGAAATCAATCAGAAATCAATGCAGAATGCTGGTCAGGCTCTTCTGATGAAGTTTCAAGAAATGGAGAACGCTGTGGACCGTAGATGCAGTGattggccaaggaaacttagtgcagcagacgaAAGACACCATGCATCAAGATGGGAAGAtgcccagcagtgccatcagctcagagctGGGAAGAtgcccagcagtgccatcagctcagagctGGGAAGAtgcccagcagtgccatcagctcagagctGGGAAGAtgcccagcagtgccatcagctcagagctGGGAAGAtgcccagcagtgccatcagctcagagctGGGAAGAtgcccagcagtgccatcagctcagagctGGGAAGAtgcccagcagtgccatcagctcagagctGGGAAGAtgcccagcagtgccatcagctcagagctGGGAAGAtgcccagcagtgccatcagctcagagctGGGAAGAtgcccagcagtgccatcagctcagagctGGCAGCAACCTAGAGGAACCAAACTACTCCCATCTACTGTGTGTAAAGAAAaaagaaatacatatatatataattataaactTGAAAAAGCTCGGACTTGTCCTTCAGGCTCAGGCTGCAGCACACACGTGCTCCCACTcaccacagctggcagccgctctcTTCTCCCAGGCTCTCCGGGCCTCCTCACGTCCGGCTTGTCCCCTCAGGGCAGCTGACAGCTCTGCCCTCGCCGCCAGCCTGCCCTTCTTACTCCCTCCGCCTTGCTGGACTATCTGTCGCCGCTTTCCGCTCATTTCTATTGCAAAAAGAACTCTAATAAAAAGCTCTTCTCCAGAACTACAATTCCCATGATTCCCCCCACAAAGCGTCGCAGCGTTATGACAACTTCCGGCCTCAACCGGAAGTGGCGCTCCCGCATTCAGCGCTCTCGTTGTTCTGCTCCTTAGCGCCGGGAATCTGTTTGGGGGCAGCAGGATGTCGGTCATTCCTCCCAATCGCTCTCAGACCGGCTGGCCCAGAGGAGTCACTCAGTTTGGAAACAAGTACCTGCAGCAGACCAAGCCCCTGACCCTGGAGCGGGCCATAAACCTGTGAGTGGGGGCTACAGACACCTTCTGTGTGCAGAACCGTGCGCgccgctgatggggcagagcggtgcgcGCCGCTGATGGGGCAGAGCCGTGCGCgccgctgatggggcagagcggtgcgcgccgctgatggggcagagcggtgcgtgccgctgatggggcagagcCGTGCGTGCCGatgatggggcagagcggtgcgcgccgatgatggggcagagcggtgcgtgccgatgatggggcagagcggtgcgtgccgctgatggggcagagcCGTGCGTGCCGatgatggggcagagcggtgcgtGCCGCTGATAGGGCAGAGCCGTGCGTGCCGatgatggggcagagcggtgcgtgccgatgatggggcagagcggtgcgtGCCGATGATGGGGCAGAGCCGTGCGTGCCGCTGATGAGGCAGAGCCGTGCGtgccgctgatggggcagagccgtgcgtgccgctgatggggcagagccgtgcgtgccgctgatggggcagagcggtgcgtgccgctgatggggcagagcggtgcgagccgctgatggggcagagcggtgcgtgccgctgatggggcagagcggtgcgtgccgctgatggggcagagcggtgcgtgccgctgatggggcagagcggtgcgtgccgctgatggggcagagcggtgcgtgccgatgatggggcagagcggtgcgtgccgctgatggggcagagcCGTGCGTGCCGatgatggggcagagcggtgcgtgccgctgatggggcagagcggtgcgagccgctgatggggcagagcggtgcgcgccgatgatggggcagagcggtgcgcgccgctgatggggcagagcggtgcgcgccgctgatggggcagagcggtgcgcgccgctgatggggcagagcggtgcgcgccgctgatggggcagagcggtgcgcgccgctgatggggcagagcggtgcgcgccgctgatggggcagagcggtgcgcgccgctgatggggcagagccgtgcgtgccgctgatggggcagagcggtgcgtgccgctgatggggcagagcggtgcgtgccgctgatggggcagagcggtgcgagccgctgatggggcagagcggtgcgcgccgctgatggggcagagcggtgcgtgccgctgatggggcagagccgtgcgtgccgctgatggggcagagcggtgcgtgccgctgatggggcagagcggtgcgtgccgctgatggggcagagcggtgcgagccgctgatggggcagagcggtgcgcgccgctgatggggcagagcggtgcgcgccgctgatggggcagagcggtgcgcGCCGCTGATGGGGCAGAGCCGTGCGCgccgctgatggggcagagcggtgcgtgccgctgatggggcagagcggtgcgtgccgctgatggggcagagcggtgcgagccgctgatggggcagagcggtgcgtgccgctgatggggcagagcggtgcgtgccgctgatggggcagagcggtgcgtgccgctgatggggcagagcggtgcgtgccgctgatggggcagagccgtgcgtgccgctgatggggcagagcggtgcgtgccgctgatggggcagagccgtgcgtgccgctgatggggcagagcggtgcgtgccgctgatggggcagagcCGTGCGTGCCGatgatggggcagagcggtgcgtgccgctgatggggcagagcCGTGCGTGCCGatgatggggcagagcggtgcgcgccgctgatggggcagagcggtgcgcgccgctgatggggcagagcggtgcgcgccgatgatggggcagagcggtgcgcgccgctgatggggcagagcggtgcgcgccgatgatggggcagagcggtgcgcgccgctgatggggcagagcggtgcgtgccgctgatggggcagagcggtgcgtgccgctgatggggcagagcggtgcgtgccgctgatggggcagagcggtgcgtgccgctgatggggcagagcggtgcgtgccgctgatggggcagagcggtgcgtgccgctgatggggcagagcggtgcgtgccgctgatggggcagagcggtgcgtgccgctgatggggcagagcggtgcgtgccgctgatggggcagagcggtgcgtgccgctgatggggcagagcggtgcgtgccgctgatggggcagagcggtgcgagccgctgatggggcagagcggtgcgtgccgctgatggggcagagcCGTGCGTGCCGATGATGGGGCAGAGCCGTGCGtgccgctgatggggcagagcggtgcgagccgctgatggggcagagcggtgcgcgccgatgatggggcagagcggtgcgcgccgctgatggggcagagcggtgcgcGCCGATGATGGGGCAGAGCCGTGCGTGCCGCTGATGAGGCAGAGCCGTGCGTGCCGatgatggggcagagcggtgcgtgccgctgatggggcagagcggtgcgtgccgctgatggggcagagcggtgcgtgccgctgatggggcagagcCGTGCGTGCCGatgatggggcagagcggtgcgtgccgctgatggggcagagcggtgcgagccgctgatggggcagagcggtgcgcgccgatgatggggcagagcggtgcgcGCCGATGATGGGGCAGAGCCGTGCGtgccgctgatggggcagagcggtgcgtgccgctgatggggcagagcCGTGCGTGCCGatgatggggcagagcggtgcgcgccgctgatggggcagagcggtgcgcGCCGATGATGGGGCAGAGCCGTGCGTGCCGCTGATGAGGCAGAGCCGTGCGTGCCGatgatggggcagagcggtgcgtgccgctgatggggcagagcggtgcgtgccgctgatggggcagagcggtgcgtgccgctgatggggcagagcCGTGCGTGCCGatgatggggcagagcggtgcgtgccgctgatggggcagagcggtgcgtgccgctgatggggcagagcggtgcgtgccgctgatggggcagagcggtgcgtgccgctgatggggcagagcggtgcgtgccgctgatggggcagagcggtgcgtgccgctgatggggcagagcggtgcgtgccgctgatggggcagagcggtgcgtgccgatgatggggcagagcggtgcgtgccgatgatggggcagagcggtgcgtgccgatgatggggcagagcggtgcgagccgctgatggggcagagcggtgcgcgccgatgatggggcagagcggtgcgcgccgctgatggggcagagcggtgcgcgccgatgatggggcagagcggtgcgtgccgatgatggggcagagcggtgcgtgccgctgatggggcagagcggtgcgcGCCGCTGATGGGGCAGAGCCGTATGATTTTCTTGAGGCTCCTGTGAATTGCAGCATGCTCTGGGGCACATCTCTTTACCTGCAGTTGCACCTAATATCATCGCTCTGTCTCATACACTTGATTGGGACTGAGCCACAGTATCGGGCATAAGATGTACAGCACTGTGCCCATCACTGTGCTGATGGGTCGGGTGCCCGGTGTCCGATCCCCACTGATTGGGTACTGGTGGCCCATCTGATGGATAGGAGCttttactggattttttttttatttaatctgcGTCATCCCTCCAATTGAGGCTGCTGccactggaacagtttttcttctgTGCTCCTCCGTTTCAAAATTATGCCCCCGGCAATAATGGCGcacattttatcagcaggagattatcacttgaggactagtTGTCTCCTTGTTCAACTCCGCCCCCAATACCGattagcagatttctgcctatacacagcgtagacagctgccaatcagtgatgttttcaggattatacacagctcagcattcacagAACTGATGCAGATTTGATCAAAACCGTAAACGAGGAGTAGTGTAATAAGAAGTGTCCTTATGCTGATCCGCTCCGCCTGCTCTGTGTCCCCAGGTATCCTCTGACTAACTACACCTTCGGCACCAAGGAGCCGCTGTATGAGAAGGACAGCTCGGTGGCTGCGCGGTTCCAGCGGATGCGAGAGGAGTTTGACAAGATTGGAATGAGGCGCACGGTGGAGGGCGTCCTGATCGTCCACGAGCACCGATTGCCCCATGTGCTGTTACTGCAGCTGGGAACCACCTTTTTCAAGCTGTAAGTTCACCCTTTTCTGGTTTTCCAGGGGGGGGGTCCACATCCCGACACACAAGTGACAAGTCTGTGCAGCGCAGTCTCGTATATACGTCCCCTATCCGGTCTGCAAATGGGGGTCCCAATCTCCGTGAATGGAGCATTGATGCACCTGTATGGCCAGTTCTCCATTCACTTCAGTGGGACTGGTGCCGCATCCATCATTGCGTTAGATCCATGGCCACTCCGTGCACAGGAGGAATATCTGCTAGGTTCCCCTCTGTCAGCCGCAGTCAGTGGGGAGGTGGTCACTTATGTGCAGACCCCTCTATTAAAATTGTCACGCCAGCGGATATACCGTAAAGGTCCGATAAGAGACGACCCATTTACCTTGACTGTTTCGTTCCAGGCCTGGAGGAGAACTGAACCCCGGAGAAGATGAAGTGGAAGGGTTAAAGCGTCTCATGACCGAGGTATGGATTCAATTTACTCCTTATAGATGGGGGCGCGTAGGGGAACATATGAGATTTTGGTTTTATTTAAGTGTCATGTGTGGTCCTATGATCATTTCATAGAGGTTCGGTCCTGAATTCGGAGTTTGGGTTATTCAGTGGAACTGTCACTCCTTTTGTATTTTGCCAGGTGCCATCATAAAAAtccatattttatattttaatgatATCTAGCATAAATCTCTGTTTTTAGGTCTGGCTCCAAtcactgtcaccaggtttttactacaccatctgagagcagcaagatGTAGGGCCAGATacccagattccagtgatgtgtcacttattgagctgcttgctgtagGTTTGATGCAATCaccgttttatctgctgcagatccagcAGTGCTCAAAATGCTGAACCCTGAATAACCCCATTTCCacacctgattggcagctttctgtgtacactgtgcataggcagaaagctgccaatcagcggtgggGGCAGGGTGGACTACATGGTATCTggtttattagtcctctagtgataatcaagAGTGATTTTTATcagaactacagcaagcagctgagTAATTGATACGTTGCTGGAATCGGGGTCCCTTTTCCTATaccgtgctgctctcagatttggtgacaaaacctggtgacagatttccattAACCACTTCATACCACTGTGAATCTCTGACAGAGGCACTTACGTGGCACGAGTCTGGTGGGGAGTCTGTTCAGGCGCCCATTACCCCAGCCACAACTTGATTGCAGGGTGCCGATGGATTTCCACCACCGTCTTGGTGCTTAACgcttccatacacattagactaatgtcggctgAACCCGCCTATACCAGTGGGTACGACCGACTGCCTAATGTGTATGTGGCGCCGGCCGACTGATGGTCAGGAGAGATGTCACTCAGGCATGTCCAATTTCGGACTGTCGGAGATGAGCCGCCGGATCACGCACCAGTTGATGGCTTTCTCATAGAGCGCACAGGAACACTCAGCCCAAGGAGTGCTGCTACAGTGgggagaataagtattt from Ranitomeya imitator isolate aRanImi1 chromosome 9, aRanImi1.pri, whole genome shotgun sequence encodes:
- the NUDT21 gene encoding cleavage and polyadenylation specificity factor subunit 5; this encodes MSVIPPNRSQTGWPRGVTQFGNKYLQQTKPLTLERAINLYPLTNYTFGTKEPLYEKDSSVAARFQRMREEFDKIGMRRTVEGVLIVHEHRLPHVLLLQLGTTFFKLPGGELNPGEDEVEGLKRLMTEILGRQDGVQQDWVIDDCIGNWWRPNFEPPQYPYIPAHITKPKEHKKLFLVQLQEKALFAVPKNYKLVAAPLFELYDNAPGYGPIISSLPQLLSRFNFIYN
- the OGFOD1 gene encoding prolyl 3-hydroxylase OGFOD1, whose protein sequence is MSGKRRQIVQQGGGSKKGRLAARAELSAALRGQAGREEARRAWEKRAAASCGPVVVDSVPFQHCIIHSFIENSTFLDGLKEELLDLMFHEKSNDLYKFQQSEDLKSRKEPHISALRDVLFVDFRQWLSEVTGVKLETTVDISCAQYNYTDTLLCHDDELEGRRFAFILYLAPEWSEADGGTLDLYSTDDRTQPGSIVKSLVPSCNTLVFFEVSPVSFHQVSEVLSEDKCRLSVSGWFHGSSLARPPRCLDPAPIRNPHIPLDHEILYEWINPAYLSFEYQSQIQEEFEDSSEISLKEFLKEEKFGAVCAALETHHIDWELLGPPNRRCYKKAKGEIPEVLSACMDLLRSEAFFLFLSNLTGLKLHFLAPDNEDSDEGEGSSGDNTKSLMRRHGAGPADPSAQSEGGKVPTCTGELRHWKHGNYTMIHDQDPEWQELALDLLLFCGCEEWEPEYGGFTSYIAKEEDEELLTVYPENNCLALVYRDRETMRFVKHINHRSLQRDANRPNRSGFWDFAFAYYE